One Paenibacillus crassostreae DNA segment encodes these proteins:
- a CDS encoding ABC transporter ATP-binding protein yields the protein MNTLIEFKNVTKEYKIGEVPIKALNGVDFSINEGEFVVVLGASGAGKSTILNILGGMDTATSGKVTVGDKDITSFNEKKLTGYRAEKVGFVFQFYNLIPNLNALENVEFATEVCKNHLDAKEILNKVGLKNRMKNFPSQLSGGEQQRVAIARAVAKNPLLLLCDEPTGALDYVTGKSVLKLLQDLNTETKKCVVLVTHNSAIVPMADKIIRVKSGKIESVTVNEHKQSVEGIEW from the coding sequence ATGAATACATTAATCGAATTCAAAAACGTAACGAAAGAATACAAAATAGGCGAAGTGCCGATCAAGGCGCTGAACGGCGTTGACTTTTCCATCAACGAGGGCGAATTCGTCGTTGTTCTGGGTGCAAGCGGAGCTGGTAAAAGCACGATTCTGAATATACTTGGTGGCATGGATACGGCTACCTCGGGTAAAGTGACTGTTGGCGATAAGGATATTACTAGCTTCAACGAGAAGAAGCTTACGGGATATCGCGCCGAGAAGGTAGGTTTTGTCTTTCAATTCTATAACTTAATCCCCAATTTGAATGCTTTAGAAAACGTTGAATTCGCCACTGAAGTATGTAAAAACCATCTGGATGCCAAAGAGATATTAAATAAAGTCGGGTTAAAGAACCGGATGAAGAACTTCCCGTCCCAGCTCTCCGGAGGAGAACAGCAGCGAGTTGCTATAGCACGCGCCGTTGCAAAGAACCCTTTGCTATTGCTCTGCGATGAGCCGACTGGTGCGTTGGATTATGTAACCGGCAAGTCCGTTTTGAAGCTTCTTCAGGATTTGAACACGGAAACGAAAAAGTGTGTTGTGCTGGTCACGCATAACTCCGCGATTGTGCCGATGGCGGATAAAATCATTCGGGTGAAAAGCGGAAAAATCGAAAGCGTAACGGTCAATGAGCACAAACAAAGCGTTGAAGGGATTGAGTGGTGA
- a CDS encoding GntR family transcriptional regulator gives MNVTFDEKQPIFQQVADIIEDDILNGTYREDEQILSVAQFSQLFQINPATVVKGIGLLVNEGILYKKRGLGMYVSSDAKQKIQNQRRDRFYKELLSNLLDEADKLELTTDDIINMIKQLKKE, from the coding sequence ATGAACGTCACTTTCGACGAAAAGCAGCCAATTTTTCAACAAGTAGCGGATATAATTGAGGACGATATCCTGAACGGAACTTACCGAGAGGACGAGCAGATTCTTTCCGTGGCTCAGTTTTCTCAGTTGTTTCAAATCAATCCTGCGACTGTAGTGAAGGGGATCGGCCTGCTCGTAAATGAAGGTATTTTGTATAAAAAAAGAGGGCTTGGCATGTATGTCTCGTCTGATGCTAAACAAAAGATTCAGAATCAACGAAGAGATCGTTTCTACAAGGAATTGCTGTCCAATCTGCTAGATGAAGCCGACAAACTCGAGCTGACAACCGATGATATCATTAACATGATTAAACAATTAAAGAAGGAATGA
- a CDS encoding ATP-binding cassette domain-containing protein: MVSIVLSCDRLNKKYGQNYALRDLDIQLEENVIYGLLGRNGAGKTTLLNIIAGGIFANDGTIEVRGKKLDKGELPEDFCFVREKNKLFGGARLIEVLRFAANFHPNWDWTFAHKLLQTFRLDPNKKIKHLSRGTESLIGNIIGLASRASLTVFDEPVLGLDVLMRERFYKELLEDYANHPRTILLSTHLIDEIAPIAERVYIIDEGSLLLHEEMNQIRMAAYLIRGNSDAVSLFTEGKRLLHTESYGHGKIAAIFEKLNDGDRLQARKLDITIENLTLQKFFSYLIEGGH; encoded by the coding sequence ATGGTGAGCATCGTATTGAGTTGTGACAGATTAAACAAAAAATATGGTCAAAACTACGCCTTACGGGATCTGGATATACAACTGGAGGAAAACGTTATTTATGGCTTGCTCGGGCGAAACGGCGCTGGCAAAACGACCTTGCTTAACATAATAGCAGGCGGAATCTTTGCGAACGACGGCACCATTGAGGTAAGAGGAAAAAAGCTGGACAAAGGTGAACTTCCGGAAGATTTCTGTTTCGTACGGGAGAAAAACAAGCTATTCGGAGGAGCGCGATTGATCGAGGTTTTGCGGTTTGCTGCGAATTTTCATCCCAATTGGGACTGGACGTTTGCTCATAAGCTACTTCAAACGTTTCGGCTCGATCCAAACAAAAAAATCAAACATCTCTCAAGAGGTACGGAATCACTCATAGGAAACATCATCGGTCTGGCCAGCCGGGCTTCGTTGACAGTATTCGACGAACCGGTGCTTGGACTTGATGTTTTGATGCGGGAAAGGTTTTACAAGGAACTGTTGGAGGATTACGCCAATCACCCCCGTACGATTTTACTTTCAACGCATTTGATTGACGAAATCGCCCCAATCGCAGAGCGAGTATATATCATTGATGAGGGCTCCCTTCTGCTTCATGAAGAGATGAATCAAATACGCATGGCAGCTTATTTGATTCGGGGAAATTCAGATGCCGTGTCTTTATTTACCGAAGGGAAGCGATTATTACATACGGAATCCTACGGCCACGGGAAGATTGCCGCCATTTTCGAAAAGTTGAACGATGGGGACAGGCTGCAGGCGCGAAAACTAGACATTACTATTGAAAATTTGACGCTTCAAAAGTTTTTCTCGTATTTGATCGAAGGAGGTCACTAA
- a CDS encoding helix-turn-helix transcriptional regulator, whose translation MSKAKRLLDILIFVTAKKKFTAQEIADEFHISIRTVHRYILDLCDMGLPIYAEQGRNGGYTVLTSRLLPPILFTEEEAASIFLAFQSLNYYRSLPFDTEITSVAHKLYSSLQSEAKIKVDKIRSYIDFWNPKRMIDAPFLKDVLEHSIENRNLHIQYESKSGMRKKHIRPIGVYAHDGLWYLPAYDYHKKKILLYRVDRIHSILSTEKSEDEFMNLKEWFNSHEVKNPIRLHVRLTMEGVRQCKSVPYFDGFVVTQEDGTGYIDTIIDKGELSFITSLFLRLGSHARILEPKELIVGLRKQAEEILTMYQDEN comes from the coding sequence ATGTCAAAAGCCAAGCGACTATTAGATATTCTTATTTTTGTTACTGCTAAAAAAAAGTTTACAGCACAAGAAATAGCAGATGAATTCCACATATCCATACGTACTGTACATAGATACATATTAGATTTATGTGATATGGGATTGCCAATTTACGCTGAACAAGGACGGAATGGGGGATATACAGTATTAACAAGTAGACTTCTTCCCCCTATTTTATTTACAGAAGAAGAAGCTGCTTCAATCTTCTTGGCTTTTCAATCTCTAAATTACTATCGTAGCTTGCCTTTTGATACTGAAATTACCTCGGTTGCACATAAATTATATAGTTCACTTCAGAGTGAAGCTAAAATAAAAGTGGATAAAATTCGTTCTTATATTGATTTTTGGAACCCTAAAAGAATGATTGATGCTCCATTTTTAAAAGATGTTTTAGAGCATTCTATTGAGAATAGAAATTTACACATTCAATATGAATCTAAATCAGGTATGAGAAAAAAACACATTCGTCCTATCGGTGTATATGCTCATGATGGATTATGGTATTTGCCTGCTTACGATTATCATAAGAAAAAAATATTACTATATCGTGTAGATCGCATTCATTCAATCTTATCAACTGAAAAAAGTGAAGATGAATTCATGAATTTAAAAGAATGGTTCAACTCTCATGAAGTAAAAAACCCAATTCGGCTGCATGTACGCTTAACAATGGAAGGTGTCCGTCAATGTAAAAGTGTTCCTTATTTTGATGGTTTTGTAGTCACACAAGAAGATGGAACTGGATACATAGATACAATCATTGATAAAGGTGAACTTAGTTTTATAACATCCCTATTTTTAAGACTTGGAAGTCATGCACGAATTTTAGAACCAAAGGAATTAATAGTTGGATTACGTAAACAAGCTGAAGAAATTTTAACTATGTATCAAGATGAGAATTAA
- a CDS encoding dihydrofolate reductase family protein: MEIKERSRRIILDLAVSLDGFIEGKNGEVDWCIMDSEMGFINFLNQIDTILYGRKSYDLWGEFTPEIEDTDTEKEIWELVHSKEKYVFSKTQKGTDNKAIFINDSILEEVNKLKNKPGKDIWLYGGASLITTFIDLGLVDEFRLSVHPVILGEGKPMFIDIKERLNLRLVDTKRFSSGVVQLCYHLNEE; the protein is encoded by the coding sequence ATGGAAATTAAAGAAAGATCAAGAAGAATAATTTTAGATTTAGCAGTTTCATTAGATGGTTTTATTGAGGGGAAAAATGGGGAAGTTGATTGGTGTATCATGGACTCTGAGATGGGTTTTATTAATTTCTTAAATCAAATTGATACTATTTTATATGGAAGAAAAAGCTACGATTTATGGGGAGAATTCACTCCAGAAATTGAAGATACTGATACTGAAAAAGAAATTTGGGAATTAGTTCATAGTAAAGAAAAATACGTGTTTTCCAAAACGCAAAAAGGGACAGATAATAAAGCAATATTCATAAATGATAGTATTCTTGAAGAAGTAAATAAATTAAAGAATAAGCCTGGTAAAGACATCTGGCTATATGGTGGAGCAAGTCTTATAACAACTTTTATCGATTTAGGGCTTGTTGATGAATTTAGATTATCTGTTCACCCTGTTATTTTGGGAGAAGGAAAACCGATGTTTATTGACATAAAGGAGAGATTGAATCTAAGACTGGTTGATACAAAAAGATTTTCCTCTGGCGTTGTTCAACTTTGCTATCATCTTAATGAAGAATAA
- a CDS encoding SGNH/GDSL hydrolase family protein, producing the protein MKQNDQLQVNALSDVEHLKVHGRTTGCLTPLTLFWTGSAIEFNVKGSELWIEVEADYDVYEPWISIVINSVPVSRQMLTAGKYWICVFRGMNNSVVKNVRIVKDVQAMSGDPDCSLQIHAVKVDGEFLPVADKPYKIEFIGDSITSGEGTIGAQAEEDWIPMWFSAIHNYTAMTAAALNADYRVISQSGWGVLTSWDNNPQGNIPEYYEQVCGLLNGTKNEALGALEEHHFDTWQPDVVVVNLGTNDGGAFHSPEWEDSLTGEIHKQRLNDDGTFHKDDIQAFEDATEKFLMKLRKNNKNAHIVWAYGMLGIPMMPAIYRAVDAYTKKTGDKNISVVQLPNMTEETVGSRSHPGVLAHEQTAKELAAYLKDILTR; encoded by the coding sequence ATGAAGCAGAATGATCAATTGCAGGTAAATGCTTTATCTGATGTCGAACATTTAAAAGTTCATGGTAGAACAACAGGATGCTTAACTCCTTTAACGTTGTTTTGGACAGGTAGTGCTATTGAATTCAATGTAAAGGGATCTGAGCTGTGGATTGAAGTAGAAGCGGATTATGATGTTTATGAGCCTTGGATTAGCATAGTCATTAATTCAGTTCCGGTAAGCAGACAAATGCTAACAGCAGGAAAGTATTGGATCTGTGTATTTAGAGGCATGAATAACAGTGTTGTGAAGAATGTTCGTATTGTAAAAGATGTGCAAGCGATGAGTGGGGATCCTGACTGCTCTTTACAGATTCATGCCGTGAAGGTGGATGGAGAATTTCTACCCGTGGCGGACAAACCTTATAAAATAGAATTTATAGGTGACAGTATTACTTCAGGAGAAGGAACGATAGGAGCTCAAGCTGAAGAAGATTGGATTCCGATGTGGTTTAGTGCAATACATAATTATACCGCGATGACAGCAGCAGCTCTGAATGCAGACTATAGAGTGATTTCCCAAAGTGGTTGGGGAGTTCTTACGAGTTGGGATAATAATCCACAGGGTAATATTCCAGAGTACTATGAGCAGGTTTGTGGTCTTCTTAATGGAACTAAGAATGAAGCTTTGGGCGCTTTGGAAGAACATCATTTTGATACGTGGCAGCCAGATGTTGTTGTCGTTAATCTTGGAACAAACGATGGGGGAGCTTTTCATTCACCAGAATGGGAAGATAGCTTAACTGGGGAGATCCATAAGCAACGATTAAATGATGACGGTACTTTTCATAAGGATGACATACAAGCTTTTGAGGACGCTACCGAGAAGTTTCTGATGAAGCTCAGAAAAAATAATAAAAATGCGCATATCGTATGGGCTTACGGAATGCTAGGTATTCCCATGATGCCGGCAATCTACCGTGCGGTCGATGCCTATACCAAGAAAACAGGAGACAAGAACATCTCTGTTGTTCAACTTCCGAATATGACAGAGGAAACTGTCGGTTCAAGAAGTCATCCTGGAGTATTAGCCCATGAACAAACAGCCAAAGAGTTAGCTGCATATTTGAAGGATATTTTAACGAGATAA
- a CDS encoding putative zinc-binding protein: MKNSDFPLVYSCSGCSSAAQTANMIAIKMDRQNIAEMSCIAGVGGDVKSLVKTAKSGRDIIAIDGCPLACSKSCLAKHDVQPKHHFDLSKFDVPKLKGEDPNPAQFLSAYNQILELIAK; the protein is encoded by the coding sequence ATGAAAAATAGTGATTTTCCTCTTGTCTATTCATGTTCTGGATGTTCATCGGCAGCGCAGACCGCCAACATGATTGCAATAAAAATGGATCGACAAAACATAGCTGAAATGTCCTGCATTGCTGGTGTCGGTGGTGATGTCAAATCACTTGTCAAAACAGCAAAGTCGGGACGTGACATCATTGCAATTGATGGTTGTCCCTTGGCCTGCAGCAAGAGTTGTTTAGCTAAGCATGATGTTCAACCTAAGCATCATTTCGATTTATCTAAATTTGACGTTCCAAAACTTAAAGGAGAAGATCCTAACCCCGCTCAATTCCTGAGTGCTTACAATCAGATTCTTGAACTAATAGCTAAATAA
- a CDS encoding aliphatic sulfonate ABC transporter substrate-binding protein → MYSKKMHILVLMIVSVVMLAACNSSKDGSAKAKDNSFTVNIANMSLPLLNVVKEQGWLEEEFAKLGATVAWTTHTAGPPINEGIASKRIDLAVLGEGAILSGANNKVDIKLISLLTDGLHGVNYLIVPKGSDIKDVSDLKGKQIGVMLGTSHHVFLLKILEAAGLQQSDVKAVNLSIPDAQPAFQTGQLDAWITADPFAEIEVNTNGATVISSGESLHITSPTFYVARGDFAKEHPEVIESFLKVIEKTIQFSKDNHDEFIDIAAKSTGRDRSLIESSATKAEYQSSPISDEILKELQTSADILTKLEYLTKDVDVKPLVDNTFVVGLGK, encoded by the coding sequence ATGTATAGCAAAAAAATGCACATACTCGTATTAATGATCGTGTCTGTCGTGATGTTGGCAGCATGCAACTCTTCTAAAGATGGTTCAGCTAAGGCAAAAGATAATTCGTTTACAGTAAATATAGCTAATATGAGTTTACCTCTATTAAATGTGGTGAAAGAGCAGGGGTGGTTGGAAGAAGAATTTGCAAAATTAGGGGCGACGGTAGCTTGGACGACTCATACTGCCGGACCACCCATTAATGAAGGGATTGCTTCTAAGCGCATCGACTTGGCTGTGTTGGGTGAAGGTGCAATATTGTCTGGAGCGAATAATAAGGTGGATATTAAATTAATCTCTTTATTAACGGATGGACTGCATGGCGTTAACTATCTTATTGTACCCAAAGGTAGTGATATTAAAGATGTTTCTGACCTAAAAGGAAAGCAAATTGGAGTTATGTTAGGAACATCACATCATGTATTTCTTCTTAAAATTCTTGAGGCAGCGGGACTTCAGCAATCTGACGTTAAGGCCGTGAATTTGTCGATCCCCGATGCACAACCTGCATTTCAAACAGGTCAATTGGATGCATGGATTACAGCAGATCCATTTGCAGAAATAGAAGTAAATACGAATGGTGCAACAGTTATTTCTTCAGGAGAGTCACTCCATATTACTTCTCCAACGTTCTACGTCGCTCGTGGTGACTTTGCGAAGGAACATCCAGAAGTAATAGAGTCATTCTTAAAAGTGATCGAGAAGACGATTCAATTCTCCAAAGACAACCATGACGAATTCATTGATATCGCCGCGAAGAGTACTGGGCGCGATCGTTCATTAATTGAAAGCTCCGCTACGAAAGCGGAGTATCAAAGCTCACCCATTTCTGATGAGATATTAAAAGAGTTACAGACTTCAGCAGATATTCTGACGAAGTTAGAGTATTTAACGAAGGACGTAGATGTGAAACCGTTGGTGGATAATACGTTTGTTGTGGGTTTGGGGAAGTAG
- a CDS encoding arylsulfatase has product MSNEFKGEIKRYYEESTPWWPSAKLSPVGAPNVVYIVLDDTGYSHLGCYGSDISTPNIDKLASGGLRYTNFHTTAICSPTRACLLTGRNHHSVGMGFLADMNNGFPNVRGRISKETALLSEILQEEGYSTLAVGKWHLLPSGERSVAGPFEHWPLSRGFERYYGFLGGETNQWNPDLVVGNEYIDQPRKAEEGYHLTEDLTDKAIKYVREQKSAAPDKPFFLYLAYGATHAPHHAPIEYIDKYAGNYDEGWDVAREQWFERQKELGIIPEHTVLPPRNPGVKAWESLTPTEKRLFARMQEAFAGFLDHTDYHIGRFLDALKAIDQFDNTIIVLVSDNGASPEGQQVGTWNEYKNFNGAAEQAEQEIRHIDKLGSPEAYNHYPTGWAQVGNTPLKWYKTFVHAGGVKDPFIISYPDKIKDVGGIRSQYHHAIDVVPTILELAGIQEPSVVKGTEQKSIEGVSLAYSFDSQSEASHRTTQYYEMLGNRAIYHGGWKAVTYHIPGTSFDTDQWELYHVEEDFSEVNDLAASEPEKLQELIELWWVQAEQYGVLPIDGRGLFGRSGQQDIPHTVTYTYYPNPGGYHHNIHFNTKLTHSIEAEFIRSSVDEEGAIIAQGGRFGGWALFVQYNRLVYHNNYIGEHHDTVVSNEVLPIGSVTVRFDFDAKDQTITLFINNKQVGEGVISQISNLGGPGVFSVGKSALTPVTESYESPFAFTGDLKEVRLTILRFVRDLDIKTAIELAVD; this is encoded by the coding sequence ATGTCTAATGAATTTAAAGGAGAGATCAAGCGTTATTACGAAGAGAGTACACCATGGTGGCCGAGCGCCAAACTTTCACCTGTAGGCGCGCCGAATGTAGTCTATATTGTTCTAGATGATACGGGGTATTCTCACCTGGGATGTTATGGGTCTGATATATCCACCCCCAATATTGATAAATTAGCTAGCGGTGGACTTCGGTATACGAATTTCCATACAACGGCTATATGTTCTCCCACTCGAGCTTGTTTATTGACAGGAAGAAACCATCATTCTGTAGGTATGGGATTTCTTGCGGATATGAATAATGGGTTCCCGAATGTGCGAGGAAGAATTAGTAAAGAGACGGCATTGCTAAGTGAGATATTACAAGAAGAAGGATATAGTACGCTGGCTGTAGGTAAGTGGCATCTACTTCCGTCAGGTGAACGTTCTGTCGCAGGACCGTTTGAACATTGGCCGTTATCTCGAGGATTTGAACGTTATTATGGCTTCTTAGGTGGAGAGACGAACCAGTGGAATCCAGATTTGGTCGTGGGTAATGAGTATATTGACCAACCGAGGAAAGCAGAAGAAGGCTATCACCTAACAGAAGATCTAACGGATAAGGCGATCAAATATGTGAGAGAACAGAAAAGTGCAGCGCCAGACAAACCATTCTTCCTATATCTTGCCTATGGGGCCACGCATGCTCCACATCATGCACCTATAGAATATATCGATAAATATGCTGGTAATTACGATGAGGGTTGGGATGTCGCCCGTGAACAATGGTTCGAGCGTCAGAAAGAATTAGGGATCATCCCTGAACATACGGTTCTTCCACCACGTAATCCAGGAGTGAAAGCTTGGGAGTCTTTGACGCCTACGGAGAAACGCTTATTCGCAAGAATGCAAGAAGCATTCGCTGGGTTCTTGGATCATACAGACTACCATATTGGTAGATTTTTGGATGCTTTGAAGGCCATCGATCAATTCGATAATACGATTATTGTACTTGTATCCGATAATGGTGCAAGTCCTGAAGGACAACAAGTTGGAACATGGAATGAGTATAAGAATTTTAACGGAGCTGCAGAACAAGCGGAACAAGAAATCAGACATATAGATAAGCTAGGCTCACCAGAAGCGTACAATCACTATCCTACCGGTTGGGCGCAAGTAGGGAATACACCGCTGAAATGGTATAAGACTTTTGTGCATGCAGGTGGTGTGAAAGATCCATTCATTATTTCGTATCCAGATAAAATAAAAGATGTCGGAGGCATACGAAGTCAATATCACCATGCGATCGATGTTGTTCCAACAATTCTAGAACTGGCAGGTATTCAGGAACCCTCTGTCGTGAAGGGAACGGAGCAGAAATCAATAGAAGGCGTTAGTCTAGCCTATAGTTTCGACAGTCAATCCGAAGCAAGCCACAGAACGACTCAATATTATGAGATGCTTGGTAATCGAGCGATTTATCATGGAGGATGGAAAGCCGTGACGTATCATATCCCAGGTACTTCTTTCGATACAGATCAGTGGGAGCTATATCATGTAGAAGAGGATTTCTCAGAGGTGAATGACCTTGCGGCATCTGAACCTGAGAAGTTACAAGAACTCATTGAACTATGGTGGGTACAAGCGGAACAATACGGCGTTCTTCCTATTGATGGGCGTGGATTGTTTGGAAGGTCTGGACAACAGGATATCCCCCACACCGTGACGTATACATATTATCCGAATCCGGGCGGGTACCATCATAATATTCATTTCAATACGAAACTAACCCATTCAATTGAAGCTGAATTTATTCGATCTTCTGTGGACGAGGAAGGGGCTATTATTGCTCAAGGTGGTAGATTTGGTGGATGGGCACTTTTTGTTCAGTATAATCGGCTTGTATACCATAACAATTATATTGGTGAGCATCATGATACGGTCGTATCTAATGAAGTACTACCGATAGGATCTGTTACTGTAAGGTTTGATTTCGATGCGAAAGACCAAACGATCACATTATTTATCAACAACAAACAAGTAGGAGAAGGTGTAATATCCCAAATTTCTAATTTGGGTGGGCCTGGTGTATTTTCGGTTGGCAAAAGTGCATTAACACCAGTCACAGAAAGTTATGAATCTCCTTTTGCGTTCACAGGTGACCTTAAGGAAGTTCGATTAACTATTCTCCGATTTGTTCGGGATCTTGATATAAAGACAGCTATCGAATTAGCCGTTGATTAG
- a CDS encoding PadR family transcriptional regulator, with the protein MVRSDIIRGHLDAIILRLIYEKDQYGYEISKEISLRTNDRFQIKEATLYAVFQRLERRELIESYFGDISHGGKRRYYKITKLGKAYFKETVEEWQEIKEIINIFMEGM; encoded by the coding sequence ATGGTTCGTAGTGACATCATTCGTGGACATTTAGATGCTATTATTTTGCGGCTCATTTATGAGAAGGATCAATACGGTTATGAAATTTCCAAAGAAATCAGTTTGCGCACTAATGACCGATTTCAGATTAAAGAGGCCACGTTATATGCCGTATTCCAAAGGTTAGAACGAAGAGAATTAATTGAATCCTATTTCGGAGACATTTCACATGGGGGCAAACGTAGGTATTACAAAATCACCAAGCTTGGAAAGGCTTATTTCAAAGAAACGGTTGAAGAATGGCAAGAAATCAAGGAAATAATAAATATTTTTATGGAGGGTATGTAA
- a CDS encoding permease prefix domain 1-containing protein encodes MARNQGNNKYFYGGYVIRKIKDHVKELFKDVPASDHKELMMQDIIQNLEEKVSDLMFSGKDEEDAINKAIVEFGDIEDIKKELGTNRLPVKNPKRYSLHLGFSLWGSGLITALFVFINLYYSPDVIWFVYPVFAVAWWPLAMFYKWLGMK; translated from the coding sequence ATGGCAAGAAATCAAGGAAATAATAAATATTTTTATGGAGGGTATGTAATTCGCAAAATTAAAGATCATGTTAAGGAATTGTTCAAGGATGTTCCTGCAAGCGACCACAAAGAACTGATGATGCAAGATATTATTCAGAACTTGGAAGAGAAAGTTAGCGATCTGATGTTTAGTGGTAAAGATGAGGAAGATGCCATTAACAAGGCCATTGTTGAGTTTGGTGATATTGAAGATATTAAAAAAGAGCTGGGTACGAACCGATTGCCCGTTAAAAACCCCAAACGCTATTCTTTGCATTTAGGATTCTCACTTTGGGGAAGCGGACTCATTACGGCATTGTTTGTGTTTATCAATCTTTATTATTCACCAGATGTGATCTGGTTCGTATATCCCGTGTTCGCTGTAGCTTGGTGGCCGCTCGCGATGTTCTATAAATGGTTAGGAATGAAATAA
- a CDS encoding 4-hydroxyphenylacetate 3-hydroxylase family protein codes for MGIKNGSQYMQQIDQSKPEVWFHGEKIMGSLSNHKAFRGLMCTQATLYDMQNELDYKDRMSYISPITGNPVGLSFLQPKNKEDVYKRRVMMSLWGERHHGMMGRSPDYMNTGLMAFQSAADLLSEDSPERANNLMSYYEYCRENDVTLSHVFVQPQASRVVQLMDDGSFDTSAARIVDKNKDGLIVNGAFLLATQGITADEIWVHPPVYTQLLEKNNPNTFVFAVPNHLPGMKWICRDSMVGGDSTYDYPLSSRFEEMDTLLIFDHVLVPWDRVFVDGNDYLSQQLFSASGFHTHTAHQVLCRYIAKSEFILGIVLQMVDTLDIGYYPQVIEKINEIIVHVETLKSLLLAAEHNAVADRWGSMLPDRNPLWTANVIFPKIYPRMLEIIQLIGASGLIMTPSEMDFNPDLNPYLDIYLKGNDRDAKDKVQLFRLAWELSSSGFGGRQQLYERFFFGDANAVNRRLYQGYDHKDQYIKRVNDFMGL; via the coding sequence ATGGGGATCAAGAACGGTTCACAATATATGCAGCAAATTGATCAATCTAAGCCTGAAGTCTGGTTTCATGGAGAGAAAATCATGGGTAGTTTGTCAAATCACAAAGCATTCCGTGGACTAATGTGCACACAAGCTACATTATATGATATGCAGAATGAGTTGGATTATAAGGACAGAATGAGCTATATATCGCCGATAACTGGCAATCCAGTTGGATTGTCATTTCTTCAACCTAAGAATAAAGAAGATGTATATAAACGCCGAGTGATGATGTCATTGTGGGGTGAACGGCATCATGGAATGATGGGCCGTTCTCCAGATTACATGAATACAGGACTTATGGCCTTTCAATCAGCTGCGGATTTATTATCAGAGGATTCCCCGGAGCGTGCGAATAATCTAATGAGTTATTATGAGTATTGCCGTGAGAATGACGTGACACTATCGCATGTGTTTGTTCAGCCACAAGCAAGTAGAGTGGTTCAATTGATGGACGACGGTTCATTTGACACCTCAGCAGCTCGGATTGTGGATAAGAATAAGGATGGATTGATTGTTAATGGTGCATTTCTATTAGCAACTCAAGGGATAACAGCTGACGAAATATGGGTTCATCCACCTGTTTATACTCAACTACTTGAAAAGAATAACCCCAATACCTTTGTTTTTGCTGTTCCAAATCATCTACCGGGAATGAAGTGGATCTGTCGGGATAGCATGGTTGGAGGAGATTCAACTTATGATTATCCACTAAGTTCACGTTTTGAAGAAATGGATACTTTGCTTATATTTGATCATGTACTTGTTCCTTGGGATCGTGTGTTTGTGGATGGTAACGATTATTTATCACAACAACTGTTCTCTGCGAGCGGGTTTCATACGCATACAGCACATCAAGTGTTATGTCGCTATATTGCGAAATCAGAGTTTATTCTAGGGATTGTGCTTCAAATGGTTGATACTTTAGATATCGGATATTACCCACAAGTGATAGAAAAGATAAACGAAATTATTGTTCATGTTGAGACCTTGAAATCACTGCTCTTAGCAGCTGAACACAATGCGGTTGCCGATCGTTGGGGAAGTATGCTTCCTGATCGGAATCCGCTATGGACAGCTAATGTTATTTTCCCCAAAATATATCCCCGAATGTTGGAGATCATTCAACTTATAGGAGCTAGTGGATTAATTATGACTCCGTCTGAGATGGACTTCAATCCAGATTTAAATCCTTACTTAGACATCTATCTGAAAGGGAATGATCGGGATGCTAAAGATAAGGTTCAGTTATTCAGACTAGCTTGGGAACTTAGTTCAAGTGGGTTCGGGGGGAGACAACAATTGTATGAACGATTCTTCTTCGGAGATGCCAATGCGGTGAATAGGAGACTTTACCAAGGTTATGATCATAAAGATCAATATATCAAGCGTGTGAATGATTTTATGGGCCTATAA